GCCTCATCTCTGAACCTTCTCCAAACAGGGCTTTCGATGTATTCCTTGTATCCAAGACCGGCAACGACGCTCGCCAAAACCGGCGATGATTCTCCCAGAGTGGAACCCGATCCCACCCCTCTCCTAAGCCAGGGCCACGTTTGAAACGCGATCCTTCCTGGCCATCGGCACGCCACTGATCCCGTCAAGGCTGATGCCACATGGGACCGAAAACCAATCCGGCCCAATTTTTTCCAAGTGATTGCTATTTGATTGCTGGAACAAAAACAGCCACCTTGCGAGTGGCTGTAAGTCTTTGATTTCATTGGTGGGCGGCACAGGGATTGAACCTGTGACCCCTGCCGTGTGAAGGCAGTGCTCTCCCGCTGAGCTAGCCGCCCGGAAGATTCCGGGTGTCGGATGCCCGGAAAACTTTGAACATCCAGGTGCGACGATTCCTTGTTTCGCGGTGCATTCCGGCCTTATACATGCGGATGAGGTCTGGTGTCAACCCATCTTGACCTGTGTACCATTGTCTCGCACCGATCAAAACGATCGAGACCGATCATGAATCCAGCCGACCTCGGCGCCACCCTCGACTATTGGCGGACCGCCGGAATTCAATCCCTTTCCAGTGACCGGTTGCGCTTTCCTCCCGAACCTGCCCCGCGTCTTCCATTGGGACTTCGGCAGGAAAGCGACCCCGTCGCCGCACCCCCAGGGACCGGCAAAGGTCGTCCTCCGTTCACCTTTTCCCCCACTGCCGAACCCGACACCCCCGCCAGGTCACTTCCCGTCGCTCCGCTTCCTCCGGTCCACATGTCCCTGGTCACCGAAGCCCTGCCCCTGGAGAAAAGAACTGAAAAAATGAATCTCCTTTCCAGGTCGCTCACCGATTGCGCTCGATGTGTACTGTCCGGGATGCGAAAAAAAATGGTTTTTGGCGTCGGAAACCTGGAAGCGGACGTGGTTTTCGTCGGTGAAGGACCAGGCGCCGAGGAAGACCTTCGTGGAGAACCCTTCGTCGGCGACGCCGGAAAACTCCTCGACAAGATGATCCATTCCATTGAACTCCAAAGACACCAGGTCTATATCGCCAATGTGGTCAAATGCCGTCCGCCCGGGAACCGCAATCCTCTGCCCGCCGAAATCGATCAGTGCCAACCCTTTCTGTTCGAGCAACTCGAAACCATCCGTCCCAAGGTGATTTTTGCGCTCGGTCGCTTCGCCATTCTGTGCCTGACAGGGTTTTCCGGTCCTCTCGACAAAATTCGCGGCACAACGCCCCTGTGGCGGGGTCTTCCCGTGATCCCCAGTTATCATCCCGCCTTTTATCTCAGAAGTCCTTCACGCAAGAAGGCAGCATGGGATGACCTGATTCGATTGAAGAAAATGCTTGCCACGCACACATCCTGACCGCCAATTCCGACCGATCCCGGTTCAACCTTGTGCAACGGGCGTCCGATGACAGAAAGAAAAACATCCGTATCCGTTTTTTTGTTGCTCCTGCCTGGAGCGTTCATGACCCTTCCGGCAACGGATCCAGGGGTCCGGGCGGATGAATTTGTCGCGGCTCGCGCCTATGACCACTCCTGCTCCATGTGTCACGGCATTCATGGCAACGCGAACACACCGATCGCCTCGGGCATGACCCCGCCGCCGACCGATTTTTCCAATCCTCAAACCGCCGCGCGACTCACGCTCGAAGCCATGATTCAAACCATATCCAAGGGAAAAAAAGGAACCGCCATGCCAGGCTGGTCTGGCCGCTATTCAAGAAATGAAATCAAAGCCCTGGCGCTTCATATCGTGAACACCTTCATGAACCGGAAGGGAGAAAACCGCGCGGAATGAAAAACGTCAGCGCGGTTTCAAGATCGCTTCCGCCCGATGTATGATTTCCCAGTACAACCAGTAATAGTAACCCACACCGATGGGGTCGGGAATCTGCATATTGACGCCCGCTTCATTGACCCAGATTTCACTGGTACTGGTACGAAACCAGGTGGGACGCAAGCCAAAACGTTCCCGAAGCACATCATGAAGCTCAATTTGCGAATAATCTCGATCGACGGCCATGAGTTCAAGGCTCCATCACGGTAAAAACCCAGAGCGACTGGTCCAGGGTTCGCGGTTGCCTTGCGGCCATTTCATCCCCCGCAACCGCCCGCCCCACACGAACCTTCATGCCATGATTCAATTCGAACAGAAGTTCGATGGATCCGGGAACATCCTGCAACAGTTTTTCGACACTCTTGCCCGCCAGGAACAGGCTGGGCATGTCGTTGCTGGAAATGCAGAAACATTCATCCTGTTTCTCTTCGACCTCAATGCGAACGATTCCGAATTTTTCGGTTCTTCTCATCGACCCATACCTGCCATGTTCATACCCTGGTTGATCCAGACGGTGTCCATCATCCGATTTTATCAGGGTCTTCATGGAAGAAACGTGCCATATCGACAAGCGTGGAATGAGCGTTCATGAGTTTCCCGCGACGACACGCCAGCTTCATGCCGTTTTGGCAGAGGATCAATCCCTTCCCATCCCCATGCGCACCACCTCGACCTCGTTCCAGACACTGCGCAGGGCGGTGATGATTTCATTCACGGCCATTTCCGGATTCTGGTGCTGTTCATACGCCAACAAGGCCATCTCCACGGCCATGCCCGTCAACGGCCATTCGCCGACATCGTCAAGATACGATTTGGCCAGGGCAAAAGCCCAAAAAGGGACGTCTTCCATGCGTTCAAGCCATGCGCAACAGGGTTCGTTTTCCACGCCATGGCGGGTGACCACCGCGCATCCGGCCCCCGGGGCGGCGACATAGGTGGCAAACCATTCGGGAGGATGACGGTTGGCCAGAGCCAGCCAGAAATGGCGTTTCTCTTCCATCCGTGCATCGAACGTCATTTCCGTTTCCTGAAACTCAAACATCAATCTTTTCTCCATGGGTTCACTTGTTCATTGCCATCCGAGGGTCTGGGCGGCTACCCTGAAAACACTGTCAAGCCCGAGACGCGACGACTTCCTGGACGTGTTGACACCGAATGCGATCTTTCCAAGGATAAGCCTCATGGAATTGCCAACTTCCCGCTT
The nucleotide sequence above comes from Magnetococcales bacterium. Encoded proteins:
- a CDS encoding uracil-DNA glycosylase, whose amino-acid sequence is MNPADLGATLDYWRTAGIQSLSSDRLRFPPEPAPRLPLGLRQESDPVAAPPGTGKGRPPFTFSPTAEPDTPARSLPVAPLPPVHMSLVTEALPLEKRTEKMNLLSRSLTDCARCVLSGMRKKMVFGVGNLEADVVFVGEGPGAEEDLRGEPFVGDAGKLLDKMIHSIELQRHQVYIANVVKCRPPGNRNPLPAEIDQCQPFLFEQLETIRPKVIFALGRFAILCLTGFSGPLDKIRGTTPLWRGLPVIPSYHPAFYLRSPSRKKAAWDDLIRLKKMLATHTS
- a CDS encoding cytochrome c: MTLPATDPGVRADEFVAARAYDHSCSMCHGIHGNANTPIASGMTPPPTDFSNPQTAARLTLEAMIQTISKGKKGTAMPGWSGRYSRNEIKALALHIVNTFMNRKGENRAE